One genomic region from Streptomyces sp. NBC_00457 encodes:
- a CDS encoding alpha/beta hydrolase yields MTLNLDPEVAEVLAQMGGTEAFQPSRDDVEGRRAFWEPILAASGAAQPFPEEVQTRDSYVTADDGTQIQMRWYTKKGITPGPAVVYFHGGGYFFGHIDHFDGPVARYVSASGVPMLSVEYRRAPEYPFPTPVEDGYAALNWLHDHAVELGVDPGRIGVMGDSAGGGMAAAVSILARERGGPQIARQILIMPMLDDRTSAPDPHLAPFVNNSGDLVAGWQTYLGDAVGGSNVPAAAAPARLEDATDLPAAYIEVGQLDLFRDEDTAYATKLSRAGVPVEFHLHPGVPHEFDSIAFGADVARRAIADRVRVLKSI; encoded by the coding sequence ATGACACTCAATTTGGACCCCGAAGTAGCCGAGGTTCTGGCTCAGATGGGCGGGACCGAAGCATTCCAGCCTTCGCGCGACGACGTCGAAGGTCGTCGAGCCTTCTGGGAGCCGATCCTCGCAGCCTCCGGCGCCGCCCAGCCCTTCCCTGAAGAAGTCCAGACGCGCGACAGCTACGTCACCGCGGACGACGGCACACAGATCCAGATGCGCTGGTACACCAAGAAGGGCATCACACCGGGTCCCGCAGTGGTGTACTTCCATGGCGGTGGCTATTTTTTCGGCCACATCGACCACTTCGACGGTCCCGTCGCCCGCTACGTCTCCGCCAGCGGCGTACCCATGCTCTCCGTCGAATACCGCCGCGCCCCCGAATACCCCTTTCCCACCCCGGTCGAAGACGGCTATGCAGCGCTGAACTGGCTGCACGACCACGCCGTAGAACTCGGCGTCGACCCCGGCCGGATCGGAGTCATGGGCGACAGCGCCGGCGGCGGCATGGCCGCAGCCGTGTCGATCCTCGCGCGAGAGCGAGGTGGGCCGCAGATCGCCCGCCAGATCCTCATCATGCCGATGCTCGACGACCGCACCAGCGCCCCTGACCCCCACCTCGCGCCCTTCGTCAACAACTCCGGTGACCTTGTCGCGGGGTGGCAAACGTATCTCGGCGACGCCGTCGGAGGGTCCAACGTCCCCGCCGCGGCTGCGCCCGCACGGCTCGAGGATGCAACTGACCTTCCCGCGGCCTACATCGAGGTCGGCCAACTCGACCTGTTCCGCGACGAGGACACCGCCTACGCGACCAAGCTCAGCCGCGCCGGCGTGCCGGTGGAGTTCCACCTTCACCCCGGCGTCCCGCACGAGTTCGACTCCATCGCCTTCGGCGCCGACGTCGCGCGGCGTGCCATCGCCGACCGGGTCCGGGTGCTCAAGTCGATCTGA